In Candidatus Desulfofervidus auxilii, one genomic interval encodes:
- a CDS encoding archaemetzincin family Zn-dependent metalloprotease, giving the protein MPDKIVLAPFTGDISEILAFLKEQLADIFHLPIDEHPPLSLPQAYNPIRGQYFSRPFLERLLTIKEGNEFILGITDKDLYTSGLNFIFGEAAIYAGVAVIALARLHQNFYGLPEDKTLFKQRSLKEAVHELGHLYGLDHCPDPHCVMHFSNSIEDTDVKSASFCKNCRKKFEFLRKK; this is encoded by the coding sequence ATGCCTGATAAAATTGTGCTGGCCCCTTTTACAGGGGATATTTCAGAAATATTGGCATTTTTAAAAGAACAGCTTGCTGATATTTTCCATCTACCTATAGATGAACATCCTCCTCTTTCATTACCTCAGGCCTATAATCCCATCCGAGGACAATATTTCTCCCGCCCTTTTTTAGAAAGGTTGCTCACTATCAAAGAAGGAAATGAGTTTATATTGGGCATTACGGACAAAGACCTATATACCTCTGGTTTGAACTTTATCTTTGGTGAGGCGGCTATTTATGCTGGAGTAGCGGTAATTGCCCTAGCCCGCCTCCATCAGAATTTTTATGGGCTTCCAGAAGATAAAACCCTCTTTAAACAGCGCTCTCTTAAAGAGGCAGTCCATGAATTGGGTCATCTTTATGGTCTTGACCATTGCCCGGATCCCCATTGTGTAATGCATTTTTCCAATAGTATCGAAGATACCGATGTAAAATCTGCCTCCTTTTGCAAAAATTGCCGAAAAAAATTTGAGTTTTTGAGGAAAAAATAA
- the gyrB gene encoding DNA topoisomerase (ATP-hydrolyzing) subunit B codes for MSDGYTAQSIKVLKQLEAVRQRPAMYIGNTGIEGLHHLVFEVVDNSIDEAIAGYCDWIKITLHPDNSVVVEDNGRGIPVDIHETEGIPAVEVVMTKLHAGGKFDQKIYKISGGLHGVGVSVVNALSEYLEVEIRREGRVYWQRYERGKVVTPLSVRGETQRRGTKITFLPDESIFKSINFDFDILNQHFQELAFLNPNLSIEFADQRIGKNVVHKYQGGIVSFVKYLNRTKNVLHEPIYISGEKEDIKVEIAIQYNSGYSERILSFVNNINTKEGGFHVVGFKSALTRCLNLYTTQNNLLKKEKLSGEDVREGLTVIISLRMPNPQFEGQTKTKLGNSEVKGLVESMVNSELFSYLEENPTIAKAIVGKIIEAARAREAARRAKELVRRKGVLGDSSLPGKLADCQEKDPAKSELFLVEGESAGGSAKQGRDRRFQAILPLRGKILNVEKTRIDKILNSQEIRTLISALGTGIGEDFDINKLRYHKIILMTDADVDGLHIRTLLLTFFYRRMQEIIQKGHLYIALPPLFRLAKGKKEEFYVEDENSLQRFLIEQASKNIIVTDQKKSLKLEKQALKSYLTNAFIYHSFMAELVKQGYPEFLIESLILFGIKEKTLLGDEIAVSKLKEFLVEKGIKERKIYKDQETGFYTLEVSVNGHLSLVDSKLINSFDYQKCFSLKKKLHLNATPPYFFYKNGQEIKVEKENLLWMTILEEVKKGYVIQRYKGLGEMNPEQLWETTMNPQKRVLLQVTIQDAAMADELFSILMGEAVEPRREFIQTHALEASRLDI; via the coding sequence ATGAGTGATGGATATACAGCCCAAAGTATAAAAGTTCTTAAACAGCTTGAGGCAGTTCGTCAGCGTCCTGCTATGTATATTGGAAATACAGGTATAGAAGGTCTACATCATTTAGTTTTTGAGGTAGTGGATAACAGCATTGATGAAGCCATTGCAGGTTACTGTGATTGGATTAAAATCACACTCCATCCTGATAATAGTGTAGTAGTAGAAGATAATGGACGTGGAATTCCTGTGGATATTCATGAGACAGAAGGTATTCCCGCAGTTGAAGTAGTGATGACAAAATTACATGCTGGGGGGAAATTTGACCAAAAAATATACAAAATTTCTGGTGGACTTCATGGAGTAGGTGTTTCTGTAGTTAATGCCCTTTCAGAATATCTAGAAGTAGAAATTAGACGTGAAGGAAGGGTCTACTGGCAAAGATATGAAAGAGGGAAAGTAGTCACACCATTATCAGTTAGAGGAGAAACACAGCGACGAGGCACAAAAATTACCTTTTTGCCAGATGAATCTATTTTTAAAAGCATCAATTTTGATTTTGATATTTTAAACCAACACTTTCAAGAATTAGCGTTTCTCAATCCGAATCTTAGTATTGAATTTGCTGACCAACGTATTGGAAAAAACGTAGTTCATAAATATCAAGGAGGGATTGTTAGTTTTGTAAAATATCTAAATCGGACAAAAAATGTATTACATGAACCAATTTATATTTCAGGTGAAAAAGAAGATATAAAAGTGGAAATAGCCATTCAATATAATAGTGGATATAGTGAGAGAATTTTAAGTTTTGTAAATAATATTAATACTAAAGAAGGTGGTTTTCATGTAGTAGGATTCAAATCTGCTCTAACTAGATGTTTAAATTTATATACCACTCAAAATAATTTATTGAAGAAAGAAAAACTTTCTGGTGAAGATGTAAGAGAAGGTTTGACTGTAATAATCTCTTTAAGAATGCCCAATCCTCAGTTTGAAGGGCAGACCAAGACCAAGTTAGGCAATAGTGAGGTAAAGGGATTAGTAGAGTCTATGGTTAATTCTGAACTATTTTCCTATCTTGAGGAAAATCCTACTATAGCAAAGGCCATTGTGGGTAAAATAATTGAGGCGGCAAGGGCTAGAGAAGCTGCTCGCCGAGCAAAAGAATTGGTGAGGCGTAAGGGTGTTCTGGGAGATTCCAGTTTGCCAGGGAAATTGGCAGATTGTCAAGAAAAAGACCCTGCTAAGAGCGAATTATTTTTAGTAGAAGGGGAGTCAGCAGGTGGTTCTGCTAAACAAGGTAGAGATAGAAGATTTCAAGCAATTTTACCCTTACGTGGAAAGATATTAAATGTAGAAAAAACTCGTATTGACAAAATTCTTAATAGTCAAGAGATAAGGACACTCATTTCTGCCTTGGGTACTGGTATTGGAGAGGATTTTGACATCAATAAATTGCGGTATCATAAAATTATTTTAATGACAGATGCTGATGTAGATGGTTTACACATTCGCACATTATTGCTTACTTTTTTCTATCGTCGGATGCAGGAAATTATTCAAAAAGGCCATCTTTATATTGCCCTTCCTCCTTTATTTCGCTTAGCAAAGGGTAAAAAAGAAGAATTTTATGTGGAAGACGAAAATTCTCTTCAGAGGTTTTTAATAGAGCAAGCTAGTAAAAATATCATAGTAACAGACCAAAAGAAATCACTAAAATTAGAAAAGCAAGCGCTAAAGAGCTATCTTACTAATGCCTTTATTTATCATTCCTTTATGGCGGAACTTGTAAAACAGGGATATCCAGAGTTTCTAATAGAGAGTTTAATCCTTTTTGGTATAAAAGAAAAAACACTTCTTGGTGATGAAATAGCAGTGTCTAAATTAAAGGAGTTTTTAGTAGAAAAAGGCATTAAAGAAAGAAAAATATATAAAGACCAAGAAACTGGTTTTTATACATTAGAGGTAAGTGTAAATGGTCATTTATCTTTAGTAGATAGCAAATTGATAAACTCCTTTGATTATCAAAAGTGTTTCAGCTTAAAGAAAAAACTTCATTTAAATGCCACACCTCCCTATTTTTTTTATAAGAATGGTCAAGAAATCAAGGTGGAAAAAGAGAATCTTCTATGGATGACCATCTTAGAGGAAGTGAAGAAAGGTTATGTAATTCAACGTTATAAAGGTTTGGGCGAGATGAACCCAGAACAGCTTTGGGAGACCACCATGAATCCTCAAAAAAGGGTATTACTTCAGGTGACTATCCAAGATGCTGCTATGGCAGATGAGCTGTTTAGTATTTTAATGGGAGAGGCAGTAGAACCCAGGCGAGAATTCATTCAGACCCATGCCTTAGAGGCCAGCAGGCTGGATATTTAA